Within the Armatimonadota bacterium genome, the region CCAACCTCACCGGCGCGAAGAAGCCCGTCAACCGCGACACCTGGGGCGGCCCCGACTGGCAGCGCAACTACCTCAACTGGTGGTTCACCCGCGTGCCGCACGTAGCCGGAGTCAACGCCGACGGACGCCTCAACAACTGGTGGGAGTACATCTTCAACTTCAACAAATACGACGAAACGGGAAAGCCGAAGCGATAACCGACGGTGACCGCGACAGGGAAAGGGTTTCCGAAGTCACACTATGATATCGAACAGAACCATCCGGCTGGGCAAGGGTCTCCGGCATGTGGCGTTAGCTCTGGAAGAGGGCCGGCTCCGGCTCTCGGTGATCGGCACGTACATCGGGCCACCAGACACTGAGTGCCCGCTGTGGACCCTCTCCCTGCGCACCCCGGAAGGCGCCACACTCGACGTATCTGCGGACGCCGCCGGTCTGGGCGACGTTCAACGCGATACCGGGAGCGCCGCCTTCACGTGGATGCTATCCCTTGGCGGTAGCGAAGCTGCCGTCCGCGTTCAGGTGGACACAGACACCCCAGGCACGCCGAGCCTGTCGCTGTCCGCCACGCTGCCCGATGGGTGGAGCGTCGCCGAGGCCGTCTTCCCCTTGGTTCGGCTGTCCCGCACGGACGATATGCGCCTGGCGACGCCCACTGGCTGGGGAATCGAACGCGAGGTCACTCCCGGCATGGAGCTGGAACTGGTCTACCCGTCATGGCAGTCCACGATGCAGTTCCTGGCCCTCTGCGGCGCCGCTGGGGGAGTCTACATCGGTACGCACGATCCCGCGGCAAACCACAAGGCGTTCCGCGCCCGCGCCGACGGGGACTCCCTCACGCTGGAGGTTGCCCACTTCCCGGCTATCGGCGGGTCGGAATACACACTCGGCTACGCGATATCGCTGGGCGCCTTCGAGGGTGGATATGTTGACGCTGCCAATCTGTACCGCCCCTTCGCCCTGACGGCACCCTGGGCTCAAGCAGGCCCGGTTTCGAGACGTCCCCTGCCACAATGGCTTATAGACACCGAGCTCTGGCTAAAACCCGGCGAAACGCCGTGGACCGACGATGATGCGGAATGCATCGCGGCCACCAGGGCCAACGTGGAGTGGTGCCGAAAAGCAGCCGCCTTCTTCGACGTGCCGATCTCGCTGCACTGGTACCGATGGCACCAGATTCCCTACGACACACTGTACCCGGAATACTTCCCGGCCAAAGCCGGATTCGCGGACGGTGTGAAGGAGGCGCAGGCCGACGGCTTCCACGTGATGCCGTACATCAACGGCAGGCTGTGCGATCCCGAATCGAAGACGTGGAAATCCGGCGGGCAGGACTGGGCGGCACGGGACGAACAAGGCAATCCCTACACGGAAGTGTATGCCTCGGAGGTGCCTCTAAACGTGATGTGCCCCAGCACGGACGGCTGGCGCGGCACCGTCAGCGGACTCGTCAAACGTCTCGTGGATGAGATCGGCGTAGATGGCGTCTACGTGGACCAGATCGCGGCCGCCAAGGCGGAGCGTTGCTTCGCAATGGGGCATCCCCACGCGCCCGGCGGAGGCCATTTCTGGGTGGATGCATACCGCCGCCTGATCGCGGAGGCGCACGCCAACCTCCCTTCGAACGGCATCCTCACCACCGAGGAGAATATGGAATGCTGGATCGACCAGTTCGATGCCCTCCTCGTTGTGAACACGCCGACCAACGAGGGCAGGCTCATCCCCCTGTTCCCCGTCATCTACGCGGGGCACGCGGTGACCTTCGGATTTCAGTACATTCCCAAGACGGAGGCCGTCGAATCCGTCAGCTTCCGCGCGAAGATGGCCCGGGCGTTCCTTTGGGGCGCACAACTGGGCTGGGTGGACGCTGAGAAGGTGATGGCGCCGGACGCCGCCTTGAGTGCAGAGTTCCTGCGCGCGCTGTGCCACGCGCGGCGGGACGCGCACGATTTCCTGTTGTACGGCCAGTTCCTCGCGCCGGTGGAGGTATATGGTGACAACCCGCCCGTGAACGTGGAGGCGCCCGGCTCGTTCGGCGGAACCTACAACCTGGAAATACAGGCCGTCATGGCCACTCTGTGGCGCGCGGAGGACGGCCGGACCGCCGTGGCGATCTGCAACCTCGATGATGCCGTGCACACGGTGCAAGTCTCCGCTTTGGAGGGCGCCGGGCCGATCACACTGGAAGCCCGCGAAGCCCGAGTCATCGCAGTATAGCTTCCGAGGCCCAAGAGAGCTGAATGATGCCGGGCAGCCCTTTGCGTTAAGGGCTGCCCGGCATCACGTTGCACACTCGATCCAGGCGGAAGCGTTAGGGCATCGAGTCCAGGCCGGCCGCAATCCGCGCGATGCGGACGGCGTCAGATATGTCGAGTTTATTTGCCCCGGCGCCGGTCTTCACCACGTTGTAAGCTGCCATCTCCTGCGCGGTGGCAATCTTCTTGCCTCCGACGATGGCCGCCGCGGCCGCTACATCCCGGGCCTGGAACCCTGAAGCGAACAACGGTCCGGTGATGAATATGTCGGGTTTTTCATTGAAATCCATCGGCACAAGGTCCTCGGACGCGCTTACGAATGCGACGTACCGTCCATCGGATGAGGGATACCCGTACCCGCTGGATCTGTTTCCCTGCAGTCCATCCACGCCAACGCTGAGCCTTGTCGTGACGTTAGTCTGCAGGTCTCGCATGAAGACGTCCGCCTCATCGTTTGTGTCATTGGCCACGAGGTTTCGCGCTTTGGAAGTGTAAGTAACATACCGGCCGCTGTCGTTAATCCAGGCGACGATGCTATCCCTGTTGCCGAGGGTCACCCCATCGGGCGCGACGCTGACCGCCTTGTCCGTGCCCGCCGTCATGTCGTGAACGTACACCTGCCCCCAGGGCGAAACGGTACCGGGCAAGGTTGTGTAGACGACGTAATGGCCGTCATAGGAAGTAGAACCGAGCACCCCCGTGGCGACGAGCGACGTCGTGTTCTGTGTGGGGTCGGTGTCGCGAACGTAGACGCGGGGGATCTGTCCGGTGAGGCCGGGCACAAGGTTGTCCGAGAATGAGAAGTACGTGATGTACCGTCCGTTCGATGTGATGTTGGGCTCCTCAGACCCGCTGTTGCTCTGAATGCCCGCGGTGGACTTGCTGACAAGGTAGGTACGCCGCGCCTGAAGGTCGCGCACGAAGATGTCCTTATCCTGATTTGTATCAGGAGCGGCGGTCATATTGGTGGCCCGCGAAAGAAACGTTACGTAGCGTCCGTCCGCGCTGATACATCGTGCCGTGCTCCAACTGTCGTCGTTGGCCTCTCCGCCGCTGTCCGGCACGCTCACGCGGGCCGTTGTGCCCAACCATATGTCTCGAACGAAAACGTCTTGCGACCCATTTGTATCGCCGGCGACTAAATTACTGGCCCACGAAGCGAACGCCACGTAGTGTCCGTCCGCGGACACGGAAACGCTGTCGATCCCTCCGTTCAAGGGCTGCCCATCCGAGGTTGGCGTCACGAGTGTATTCTGGCCGGTCTGCATATCGTGCAGCACTGCCACCGTTCCCGGGCTGTTCGAATGGATGTGCAGATTCTCGGCGTCGGTGACGAACGCCACGTAACGGCCATCCGCGCTGACGGAAATGGGCGCAAACGAGCCGCCCATGACGTCTCCGCTGGCGAAGTTCCACCCACCCATGCCACTGTCCTGGCTGACGCGCGAAAGGCCGCCGAGAGAACGCGAGGCGAGGGTGCACAGAGTGACGGCGACGATGGCCGTCGTTGAGTAAAATCGATGCGATGGTGCCATAGATTGCTCCCTCCTGGAAGCAGAGTGCCGCGCATGACAAGTGGCGCGCGGGCCAATGGCATCATTCCACATCCATCCATCAACCTCCAGCATCAAAAAGCGGGCGGTCTCTCTCTTAAGAGGCCGCCCGGCAACGTGGGAGAACGAAGATGGAGGTTGGACGCTATTTGTCCAACCTCCATCTTGTTCAACTAACCAACGATGGAACCCTGCGCCTTACAGCGCTGTCGGTTCCTCGGGCGGCTCCGGCGCCGGCTCAGGCTCCACGGGCGGCTCAACGACCGCGACTGAGGAGGCTGCAGCCACCGCAACCGGCTCCTTGGCCTCCTCGCCCCCGCGGGCGAAGTGGACGTGGTTGTCATCGTCCAGTTCCGCCACGATGGTATCGCCCTCGCCGAATCGGCCGAGCAGGACCTCTTCGCTCAACGGATCCTCGATGAGGCGCTGGACCGCCCGGCGGATCGGTCTTGCGCCGTAATGCGGATCGTAACCCTCGTTGGCGATCAGTTCGCGGACAGCGTCGGTCATCGTGATCGTCATGCCGTGGCCGGCCAACTGCTTCGTGACGCGCCCAACATGCAGGTCCACGATCTGGTGGATCTCTTCCCGTGTCAACTGGTGGAAAACAATCACCTCGTCCACGCGGTTCAGGAACTCAGGGCGGAACGTGCGCTTCAGCTCGTCCATTACCCGGTTCTTCATGCTTTCGTAGCGCTTGGGCTCCTGAGCCTCGGCCGGACGGCCGCCGCGGAAGCCCATGGACTTGTTGTCCATGATCTCCTGTGCGCCCACGTTGCTGGTCATAATCAGGACCACGTTCTTGAAGTCCACGCTGCGGCCCTGGCTGTCCGTGAGCCGTCCATCTTCCATGATCTGGAGGAGGATGTTGAAGACATCCGGGTGCGCTTTCTCGATTTCGTCCAGCAGGACGACACAGTACGGGTTCCTACGGACTGCTTCCGTTAATTGGCCGCCCTCGTCATAGCCCACGTAGCCCGGAGGCGCGCCGACAAGCCGGCTGACAGCGAACCGCTCCATGTATTCGCTCATATCGATCCGGATGAGTTTATCCTCCGAATCGAAGAGGAACTGGGCGACGGCGCGCGCGAGTTCGGTCTTGCCGACACCGGTTGGCCCCAGGAAGATGAACGAGCCGATGGGGCGCTTCGGGTCCTTGAGTCCGCTGCGGCTGCGGCGGACGGCCTTGGAAACCGCCACAATGGCTTCGTGCTGGCCGATGACTCGCTCGTGCAGCACTTCCTCCATGCGGAGCAGTTTCGCCATCTCGGTTTCAACCAGACGCGTCACCGGGATACCGGTCCAACTCTGGACGATGTGCGCAATCTCGTCTTCGCCGACCACCGTGGGCGCGTTCTGGCGGCGCTCCCGCCATTCCTCGTCCAGCTGGTCCACCTTATCCTGCAGTTCCGATTCCTTGCGGCGGAGTTCGGGATCCCGATCGTACGCGGCGTGTGACGGCAGGCCGGCGCGTTCCTTTCGGACCGCCTCCAGAGCCTGTTTTGCTGCGCGGAGGTCGGCCGGCGGCAGGGTCACCTGAAGCCGCACGCGGCTTGAGGCCTCGTCGATCAGGTCGATGGCCTTGTCCGGGAGGAAGCGATCGCTGATATAGCGGTCGGCGAGTTTCGCGGCGGCGATGAGGGCGTCCTCGCGGATTTCCACCTTGTGATGCTGTTCGTAACGGTCCTTGATGCCGCGCAGGATATCGATGGTATCCTCAACGCTCGGTTCCTTGACTTGAACCGGCTGGAAGCGGCGCTCAAGGGCGGCGTCCTTTTCGATGTACTTGCGATATTCGTCCATCGTGGTGGCGCCGATGCACTGCATTTCGCCCCGCGCCAGCGACGGCTTCATGATATTGGATGCGTCTATCGCGCCTTCGGCCGCGCCCGCCCCGACGAGCGTGTGGAGTTCGTCGATAAACAAGATCACCTCGCCGGCAGCCCGACGAACTTCCTCCATTACGCGCTTCATCCGCTCTTCAAACTCACCGCGATACTTGGTGCCGGCAACCAGGCCCGCCAGGTCGAGGCTGACGATACGGCGGTCCTTCAAGGGCTCGGGGATATCGCCGGTGACGATGCGCTGCGCCAGCCCTTCCGCCACGGCCGTCTTGCCGACCCCC harbors:
- a CDS encoding DUF6259 domain-containing protein; the protein is MISNRTIRLGKGLRHVALALEEGRLRLSVIGTYIGPPDTECPLWTLSLRTPEGATLDVSADAAGLGDVQRDTGSAAFTWMLSLGGSEAAVRVQVDTDTPGTPSLSLSATLPDGWSVAEAVFPLVRLSRTDDMRLATPTGWGIEREVTPGMELELVYPSWQSTMQFLALCGAAGGVYIGTHDPAANHKAFRARADGDSLTLEVAHFPAIGGSEYTLGYAISLGAFEGGYVDAANLYRPFALTAPWAQAGPVSRRPLPQWLIDTELWLKPGETPWTDDDAECIAATRANVEWCRKAAAFFDVPISLHWYRWHQIPYDTLYPEYFPAKAGFADGVKEAQADGFHVMPYINGRLCDPESKTWKSGGQDWAARDEQGNPYTEVYASEVPLNVMCPSTDGWRGTVSGLVKRLVDEIGVDGVYVDQIAAAKAERCFAMGHPHAPGGGHFWVDAYRRLIAEAHANLPSNGILTTEENMECWIDQFDALLVVNTPTNEGRLIPLFPVIYAGHAVTFGFQYIPKTEAVESVSFRAKMARAFLWGAQLGWVDAEKVMAPDAALSAEFLRALCHARRDAHDFLLYGQFLAPVEVYGDNPPVNVEAPGSFGGTYNLEIQAVMATLWRAEDGRTAVAICNLDDAVHTVQVSALEGAGPITLEAREARVIAV
- a CDS encoding ATP-dependent Clp protease ATP-binding subunit, which produces MWQRFTERTRRVIFFAQEEAARLGENYVGTEHLLLGLVRENDSVAARILERLGVNLGRVRQEIERQVARGDGRLGQEMQLTPRAKRVIDLAYEEARQLNNNYIGTEHLLLGLVRESDGIAGRVLARLGVDLDRTRREVLSLQDNENVVAQAKTRSRTPTLDEFGRDLTDLARNDKLDPVVGRTQEIERVIQILSRRTKNNPVLIGEPGVGKTAVAEGLAQRIVTGDIPEPLKDRRIVSLDLAGLVAGTKYRGEFEERMKRVMEEVRRAAGEVILFIDELHTLVGAGAAEGAIDASNIMKPSLARGEMQCIGATTMDEYRKYIEKDAALERRFQPVQVKEPSVEDTIDILRGIKDRYEQHHKVEIREDALIAAAKLADRYISDRFLPDKAIDLIDEASSRVRLQVTLPPADLRAAKQALEAVRKERAGLPSHAAYDRDPELRRKESELQDKVDQLDEEWRERRQNAPTVVGEDEIAHIVQSWTGIPVTRLVETEMAKLLRMEEVLHERVIGQHEAIVAVSKAVRRSRSGLKDPKRPIGSFIFLGPTGVGKTELARAVAQFLFDSEDKLIRIDMSEYMERFAVSRLVGAPPGYVGYDEGGQLTEAVRRNPYCVVLLDEIEKAHPDVFNILLQIMEDGRLTDSQGRSVDFKNVVLIMTSNVGAQEIMDNKSMGFRGGRPAEAQEPKRYESMKNRVMDELKRTFRPEFLNRVDEVIVFHQLTREEIHQIVDLHVGRVTKQLAGHGMTITMTDAVRELIANEGYDPHYGARPIRRAVQRLIEDPLSEEVLLGRFGEGDTIVAELDDDNHVHFARGGEEAKEPVAVAAASSVAVVEPPVEPEPAPEPPEEPTAL